AAGCCCGCCACCGCCAAAAGCAGCAGGGACAGCAACCCCGACGAGAGGCCGGCGAGAACCCCCACCGCCAGAACGACACCAATCTTGGTCCTGTTGCTCATCGCCATCGCTACGTCTCCTGATTGCGCCTCGTCCGCACTCATTTAGATCAACATGGTTAACCAACTATTAGCGCGCAAGTCCTGCGTCCGCGCGGCCTACGCGTGGGAAAAGCGCGGCGCTCGGCCGCTCATCAGACGCCAATTCGTGCTCGGGCGAGCGCGCCCGGTAGCGGCTTCGAGACAGGCCAGAGTCGATTCAGCAAGCGCGTCGCCAGGGCGACGGAAACCGGTCCTGCACCCGCGACTTGCTGCGACTGAAGGTTTCAGCCGGAGTAATAGCTGACGATCGCAGCGCCGAGAAAGAAACCGATCGCCCCTAGAATCATCAGTCTCGTTAAACCTTCCGGCATGAACTCTCTCCAGGCAGCGCCGCTCGCTTCAAATTAGCGGTCTCACCTCCAAGATCAAGAAGCGTTGCCCCACAGCGCGGCGATCGCGTAGGCGGAAAAGAAAAGAAAAACCGCAGGCGACGGGGCCTGCGGTTTTAAAAAAATTGCGTGCGCTTAGTAGTTATAGAAAGCGACGCAGACGCGGTTGCCGTAATAGTCCCAGCCCCAGCGCGCGCAGCGTGGCGGCGGAGCGGTCGCCGCGCCGACGACGGCGCCGCTGGCCGCGCCGATCGCCGCGCCGGCGAGGGTGCCCCCGGCGCGTCCGCCGGACGCAAGCGCGCCAATGCCCGCGCCGCCAAGTCCGCCGATCACGGCGCCGCCTGCTGCGCGTTCACCGGGAGTATTGCACGCCGTAAGCGGCGCGGCCGCCGCCAGGGCGGTCGTCAGCAGCAGAACTTTCTTCATGCGTTTCTCCTCAGGGTGACGCTGGATCGTCCGCATCCAGGCGGAGCGGCGCCGGACCAATCGATTGTATGCGCGCCGCGAGAGTCTGTACGACGCCGCGGCCGACGGCCGCTTGGGTAAGCCGCCAGCCGCATTGGCGTCGGGCGGAGTTTATTAAATGCCGTCTGCAATGACTGTCGCAAAAATACAACATCGCTCGAGTTTCAGGCGTTCGCCGCTTAGGAAAAGCCCGATACGCGACGAGTTTTCGCCATAAAGGAGCGCGAACGGCGCCCTTGGGATTGGACCGTAAATTTGCTAGCAGCCATTGTTGTTTGCTTTGAAGGACATCGCTCTCATGGATGCAGCCGCATGCGCGGAGGAATTTCGCCGCCGTCTCGACGCCGCCGCCGACGCCACTGAAACTGCGCTCGACGCGCTACTCGCGCCTGCGCCGCTTCCCGGCGAGATCGCCCGCCCCGCGCGCCTTCTCGAGGCGATGCGCTATTCTTCGCTCGGCGGCGGCAAGCGGCTGCGGCCCTTTCTCGTCATCGAATCCGCGCGACTCTTCGGCGTCGTCGGCGAAGCGGCGCTGCGCACCGCCTGCGCGCTTGAAATGATTCATTGCTATTCGCTCGCGCATGACGATCTTCCGGCGATGGACGATGACGATCTGCGCCGCGGCCGGCCGACGACTCACAAGGCCTTCGACGAGGCGACGGCGATCCTCGCGGGCGACGGGCTGTTGACCTACGCGTTCGACGTCGTCGCCGATCCGAAGACGCACCCGGACGCTGGCGTGCGCGCGGCGCTGGTGCTCGCCTTGGCGCGCGCGGCGGGGCTTGGCGGCATGGTCGGCGGACAGGCGCTCGACCTTGCCGCGGAAACCGCGGCGACGCCGCTCACGCTCGAGGAAACCTTGCGGATGCAGGCGATGAAGACGGGCGCTCTGTTGCGCTTCGCCGTCGACGCCGGAGGCATTCTCGGCGGCGCTTCCGTGTCGCAGGCGGGCGCGCTGACGCGCTATGGCGAAGCGCTGGGCGCGGCTTTTCAGATCGCCGACGACATTCTCGACGCAGAGGGCGATAGCGCCGCGCTCGGCAAGCGCGCCGGCAAGGACGCCGAACGCGGCAAGGCGACTCTTGTCGGTCTTCTCGGTCTCGACGCCGCGCGCGTGAGGCGCGACGCGCTGGTCGCCGAAGCGACGGCGGCGCTGCGCGAGACAGGACTGGGCGAGGGAACCGACATTCTCACGGAGGCCGCACGTTTCGTCGCCGCGCGGCGCAACTGAGGAATCGCGCCGATGTCCCGACTAGGACTGTCCAAGACCCGTCGGCGCGCCTCGGCGATCCTGGCGCCATTTCGTATTGTTCGCGCGCGCCCGCAGCTCTTTCTCAGTCTCGCGCTCGGCGTCATCGTCGGATTGCTTCTGCCGCAGGCGATGCAGCCGGTCGCACGCGCGCTCGTCGCATGGAACGCCGTAGCGCTGTGCTATTTCGTTCTCGTCTACCTGCTCATCGTCGGCGCCACGCACGACACCATTCGCGAGCGCGCCCAGATTCTCGACGAAGGCCGCTTCGTCATGCTGTTGCTCACGACCGCGATCGCCACAGCCTCTTTCGGAGCCGTCGTCGTCGAGCTTGGTTCGGTGAAGTCAATGGAAGGCTGGGAGAAGGGCGCAGCCATCGCGCTCACCATCATCACGGTGCTGAATTCCTGGCTGTTCCTGCACCTGACATTCGCCTTCCATTATGCGCATGAATTTTATTTCGAGGAGGAGCATGATCCGGACGAGCCGCCGACGGCGCGCGGCGGACTGCATTTTCCCAACACCAGGATGCCGCAATACATCGACTTCCTGTATTTTTCCTATGTCATCGGCGTCGCCTTTCAGACGGCCGACATTGAAACCTGCTCGTCGCAGATGAGACTGATGGTGGCGACGCATGGCATCGTGGCCTTTTTCTACAACACCACCATTCTCGCGCTCATGGTGAACGTCGCCAGCCAGTTGGTCTGAAGGACATATGAAGGAAGATGCGGCGGCGATAGACACCATCAAGACTGAAGCCGCGCGACTGCGCGCGATTTTGATCGGCTCGGTCGGCAATCTCGTCGAATGGTACGACTTTTACGTCTATTCGGCCTTTTCTCTTTATTTCGCCGATTCATTCTTTCCTGGCGAAGACCCCCTCGCGCAGATGATGTCGGCTTCCGGCGTTTTTGCGCTTGGATTTTTGATGCGGCCGATCGGCGCCTATGTGTTCGGGCGCATCGGGGACGGGCGCGGCCGGCGCGCCGCGCTGATGCTCTCGGTGCTGCTGATGTGTCTGGGTTCGCTCCTCATCGCGCTCGCGCCGACCTATGCGACGATCGGCGTCGGCGCGCCGGCGACGCTGCTCCTCGCGCGCCTCGTTCAGGGCGTCAGTCTTGGCGGCGAATATGGATCGAGCGCGACCTATCTTGCCGAGATGGCGCATCCCGAGCGGCGCGGTTTCTATTCGAGCTTTCAATATGTGACGATGATCGCCGGCCAATTGCTGGCGCTTTGCGTGCTGCTCATCTTGCAGAATGTCGTGCTCGACGCTCAGGCGCTGCGCGACTGGGGCTGGCGCATCCCTTTCGCCTTCGGCGCGCTGCTCGCCATCGTGGCGCTCTATATGCGCCGGGATCTTGCGGAAACGCCCGCCTTCAAGGCGTCGCGCGCCGAGCGGCGGCGCGGATCGCTCAGCGCGCTGCTCGCGCATAAGCGCGAGACGGCGACGGTCGTTGGACTGACGCTCGGCGGCACGATCGCCTTCTATGTCTATACGACCTACATGCAGAAATTCTTGAAGCTGTCCGTCGGATTGAGCGATGCGCAGACGACGTGGATTGCGGCCGGCTCGCTTCTCTTCGCGCTCTGTCTGCAACCGATCTACGGCGCCTTGTCGGATCGCGTCGGCCGGCGACCGATGCTCATCGCCTTCGGCGTGCTGGGAACGATCTTCACCGCGCCGCTCTTGTCAGCCATTCAGACGATGCGCGATCCATGGACAGCCTTTATTCTGATTTGCTGCGCTTGGTTGATCGTCGCGCTTTACACCTCGATCAACGCCGTGGTGAAGGCCGAACTCTTTCCGGCGGCGATCCGCGTCACCGGCGTCGCTTTGCCTTATGCAGCTACAGTTTCCGTTTTTGGCGGCTCGGCGGAATATGTGGCGCTCTGGTTCAAGGCGCAAGGCCATGAGAGCTGGTTCTTCTACTATGCGAGCGCCGCGATCTTCATTTCGCTCATCGTCTACGCGACGATGCCGGATACGAAGAGGAATTCGCGGATCGAGCGGGAAGAGATATAATATGATGTTCGGATACACGGGCCTTTCAGCCTTATGAAAGTAAAGGACGTGATCCGTTTGCTGGAGGAGGACGGCTGGTTTTTGGCCGCCACAAGAGGTAGCCATCGCCAGTTCAAACACCCGACCAAGGCGGGTCGCGCAACCGTCGCGGGCAAGCTTTCAGACGATATTTCTCCGGGAACGCTGAACAGCATTCTTAAACAGGCAGGTCTGAAGGAGAAACAGTGATGCGTTACGCAGTCGTGATCGAAAAGGCGGGCGATAATTATTCGGCCTATGTGCCGGACTTGCCGGGCTGCATCGCGACAGGAGCGACCATCTCCGACGTGGAGCAGGAACTCCGAGAAGCGATCCGATTCCATATTGAGGGACTGGAATCCGACGGTTTACCCGTGCCACCGCCTAGCGCCGTTGCGGAATATGTCGAGGCGTAAACCATGGTCTGCTCGTGAGCGCATGACCTTTGAACGAATTCTAGACCGGCTCCGCCGCTGGTCCTATGCCGAGGTCCGACAGGCGCACGGCAAGTTCGGGCGCGAGCATCGGCGTCGCAAGCTCGCTTGACGGAAGCTCCACGATCTCGGCGTAGCCGCTGGCGCCCAACCGGCGATGAATCCGGATCGTGGCGCGAATGGCGTCGACGACCCAGACTTCACGAACGCCATATGCCGCATAAATGCCGATCTTGCGGCCCTTGTCGTAATTGAGACTCGAATCCGCGACTTCGAGCGCAAGCAAGACAGCGGGGCCGTCGAGCGCCTTAAGGTCGAGATCGCGAGGGAAGACGCAGAAGTCGGGCTCGACGAACGTGCGGGCGTCAAGTCGCAGCGTCGTTTCTGGCGCAATGGTCAGATGGGCTGGCGCAACACGTTGCAAAAATCGATTCAGCTCAATCTTAATCCACTCATGCCGAGCCCCCTTGGGCGACAGGGGCACGACCTCCCCGCCGATGAGTTCGAAGTGTTCGTCTTCGTCGATGATGCCGACTCGGACCATTTCCTCGATTTCCGCGACGGTCCAGCAGCGCCGAGGCATGCCTTCGGCGGCCTGGGTCGAGAGTGGGAGATCGCTCGGGCGGAGATGCGAGTTCATGGAGGCTACGATAGCACTCCCGTGGAATTCCGTGAAACCGAACGATTGTGGCAGGCAAGCCTTCCCACCAGAGCCCTAAGCATCCTGAAGCAGGCAGGTTCGGCCTTGGTCTGCGCAA
Above is a genomic segment from Methylocystis rosea containing:
- a CDS encoding polyprenyl synthetase family protein; the protein is MDAAACAEEFRRRLDAAADATETALDALLAPAPLPGEIARPARLLEAMRYSSLGGGKRLRPFLVIESARLFGVVGEAALRTACALEMIHCYSLAHDDLPAMDDDDLRRGRPTTHKAFDEATAILAGDGLLTYAFDVVADPKTHPDAGVRAALVLALARAAGLGGMVGGQALDLAAETAATPLTLEETLRMQAMKTGALLRFAVDAGGILGGASVSQAGALTRYGEALGAAFQIADDILDAEGDSAALGKRAGKDAERGKATLVGLLGLDAARVRRDALVAEATAALRETGLGEGTDILTEAARFVAARRN
- a CDS encoding DUF1345 domain-containing protein, whose product is MSRLGLSKTRRRASAILAPFRIVRARPQLFLSLALGVIVGLLLPQAMQPVARALVAWNAVALCYFVLVYLLIVGATHDTIRERAQILDEGRFVMLLLTTAIATASFGAVVVELGSVKSMEGWEKGAAIALTIITVLNSWLFLHLTFAFHYAHEFYFEEEHDPDEPPTARGGLHFPNTRMPQYIDFLYFSYVIGVAFQTADIETCSSQMRLMVATHGIVAFFYNTTILALMVNVASQLV
- a CDS encoding MFS transporter, which produces MKEDAAAIDTIKTEAARLRAILIGSVGNLVEWYDFYVYSAFSLYFADSFFPGEDPLAQMMSASGVFALGFLMRPIGAYVFGRIGDGRGRRAALMLSVLLMCLGSLLIALAPTYATIGVGAPATLLLARLVQGVSLGGEYGSSATYLAEMAHPERRGFYSSFQYVTMIAGQLLALCVLLILQNVVLDAQALRDWGWRIPFAFGALLAIVALYMRRDLAETPAFKASRAERRRGSLSALLAHKRETATVVGLTLGGTIAFYVYTTYMQKFLKLSVGLSDAQTTWIAAGSLLFALCLQPIYGALSDRVGRRPMLIAFGVLGTIFTAPLLSAIQTMRDPWTAFILICCAWLIVALYTSINAVVKAELFPAAIRVTGVALPYAATVSVFGGSAEYVALWFKAQGHESWFFYYASAAIFISLIVYATMPDTKRNSRIEREEI
- a CDS encoding type II toxin-antitoxin system HicA family toxin, which translates into the protein MKVKDVIRLLEEDGWFLAATRGSHRQFKHPTKAGRATVAGKLSDDISPGTLNSILKQAGLKEKQ
- a CDS encoding type II toxin-antitoxin system HicB family antitoxin, translating into MRYAVVIEKAGDNYSAYVPDLPGCIATGATISDVEQELREAIRFHIEGLESDGLPVPPPSAVAEYVEA
- a CDS encoding Uma2 family endonuclease, producing the protein MNSHLRPSDLPLSTQAAEGMPRRCWTVAEIEEMVRVGIIDEDEHFELIGGEVVPLSPKGARHEWIKIELNRFLQRVAPAHLTIAPETTLRLDARTFVEPDFCVFPRDLDLKALDGPAVLLALEVADSSLNYDKGRKIGIYAAYGVREVWVVDAIRATIRIHRRLGASGYAEIVELPSSELATPMLAPELAVRLSDLGIGPAAEPV